The following proteins are encoded in a genomic region of Myxosarcina sp. GI1:
- a CDS encoding helix-turn-helix transcriptional regulator, which yields MNKVDKSNKQSSAESSAPTCDSPLVHLEQVRQVQSKIVTTEKAQQMAQFFGAMADPHRLKLLSALAKAELCVCDLAAVVKMSESAVSHQLRLLRNLRLVKHRREGRNVYYSLTDAHIANLYREVAEHLDEV from the coding sequence ATGAATAAAGTTGATAAATCGAACAAACAAAGTTCTGCGGAATCAAGCGCACCAACTTGTGATTCGCCTTTAGTTCATTTAGAGCAAGTACGCCAAGTACAATCTAAAATTGTAACTACAGAAAAAGCACAGCAGATGGCTCAGTTTTTTGGGGCAATGGCTGACCCTCATCGCCTTAAGCTTCTTTCTGCTTTGGCTAAAGCCGAACTTTGTGTTTGCGATCTAGCAGCAGTAGTCAAGATGAGCGAATCGGCTGTGTCTCATCAGTTACGTTTGCTCCGAAACCTTCGCTTAGTGAAGCATCGTCGTGAAGGGCGTAACGTCTATTACAGCTTGACAGACGCGCACATTGCCAATCTCTATCGAGAAGTAGCCGAACATTTGGACGAAGTTTAA
- a CDS encoding metallophosphoesterase: MKRRKLLALGGLGGLWLALGGHTYLSIQYPLEYKTCPRFKSRSTNLLSSFVAVGDVGTGDNRQYGVAKTMSCFFAANPFPAVLLLGDNIYEHGEIEKIEDTFEIPYRELREQKVKFYAAIGNHDIETKNGEDQIRYAEFNMDGRYYTFERGNVQFFALDTNPEAPWSEQLTWLEKKLAKSQKPWKVVFGHHQMYSSGKYGVNHELIERLTPLFSRYGVQLYLNGHEHHYERTKPIEGTTYLTCGNGAKLRDVGESDWTAYSLSRLGFAVVEVHSDRLEILGVGTNGQIFDRGVISRSLAS, encoded by the coding sequence TTGAAACGAAGAAAGTTACTGGCACTTGGGGGATTGGGCGGACTTTGGTTAGCTTTGGGCGGTCATACCTATTTATCAATTCAATATCCGCTTGAATACAAAACCTGTCCTAGATTTAAGAGCAGATCGACAAATTTATTATCAAGCTTTGTCGCAGTAGGGGATGTAGGAACTGGGGATAATCGACAATATGGTGTGGCTAAGACGATGAGTTGTTTTTTTGCAGCAAATCCTTTTCCTGCGGTACTGCTACTAGGAGATAATATTTACGAGCATGGTGAAATTGAAAAAATAGAGGATACCTTTGAAATCCCCTATAGAGAGCTAAGAGAACAAAAAGTTAAGTTTTATGCTGCTATTGGCAATCATGACATAGAAACCAAAAACGGCGAGGATCAAATTCGCTACGCGGAATTTAATATGGATGGTCGCTATTACACTTTTGAACGGGGTAACGTACAATTTTTTGCCCTCGATACCAACCCCGAAGCTCCCTGGTCGGAACAGTTGACATGGTTAGAAAAAAAACTAGCAAAATCTCAAAAGCCTTGGAAAGTAGTATTTGGACATCATCAAATGTATTCTTCTGGGAAATATGGAGTCAACCATGAACTGATAGAGCGTCTCACGCCTCTGTTTTCTCGCTACGGAGTTCAACTTTATCTTAACGGACACGAACATCACTATGAGAGAACTAAACCAATTGAAGGTACGACATATCTGACCTGCGGTAATGGTGCAAAACTAAGAGATGTTGGAGAGTCAGATTGGACGGCTTATTCCTTGTCTAGATTGGGTTTCGCTGTTGTTGAAGTACATTCAGATAGACTAGAAATTTTAGGAGTAGGTACGAATGGACAAATATTCGATCGCGGAGTCATATCTCGCTCGCTAGCAAGCTGA
- a CDS encoding YkvA family protein, whose amino-acid sequence MMKQWRQKARELKQETYVLNLACKDARTPWYVKFIASCAIAYALSPIDLIPDFIPVLGLLDDLILLPLVIVLLIKLIPTEIMDDCRRQAEATVASDKNQLQSWNASVIIIAIWSIAGVILAFWIHSLIR is encoded by the coding sequence ATGATGAAACAGTGGCGACAAAAAGCCAGGGAACTCAAACAAGAAACCTATGTTCTAAATCTTGCTTGTAAAGACGCGAGAACTCCTTGGTATGTAAAATTTATAGCTAGTTGCGCAATCGCCTATGCCCTTAGTCCCATCGATCTAATTCCTGATTTCATCCCAGTGTTAGGACTGTTGGACGATTTAATCTTACTGCCATTGGTAATTGTATTGCTCATCAAATTAATTCCCACAGAGATTATGGATGATTGTCGTCGTCAAGCAGAAGCGACAGTTGCCTCAGATAAAAATCAACTTCAAAGTTGGAATGCATCAGTAATAATTATTGCTATTTGGTCGATTGCAGGAGTTATTCTGGCTTTTTGGATACACAGTTTGATTCGCTAA